Proteins co-encoded in one Saprospira grandis genomic window:
- a CDS encoding serine hydrolase domain-containing protein: MGQQEVVFIALDRLRRKQKDRFGVSTSVERFVKKLSKKTKVVLIAFGSPYSLGYFEEVPYLSCAYVNDRSAQIQAARAMVGAQSFMGQLPVSASKKLRAGLGVKTQIFRMPHAESPESMGMRSDILNQIDKIAEEAIRKKATPGCQILVAKSGKIVFHKAYGHHTYAKRRPQRLDDVYDLASVTKVAATTMTLMHLYERGLIDLDAPLGQYIPELKGSNKANLKIRAVLAHQAGLKPWIPFYAKTLDENKRPMDSLYRKKPQGPYQVRIAEGLYFHKDKVKPYLWDRIIEQNLRGRTNYKYSDLGFYLFARLVEEVSGQTLDEYVQEHFYAPMGLEYTGFNPLNRNISKSQIIPSEEDKYYRYQKVQGDVHDMGAAMLAGVSGHAGLFSQGQELAAIYQLWLNGGSYKGRQYLKGSTIALFTKQYSPRSRRGLGFDRKEITDPNASINVAKQASPNTFGHLGFTGIGAWADPDNELIYIFLSNRTYPDSENMQLIRLDIRTRIHELCYQALGE; encoded by the coding sequence TTGGGGCAGCAAGAAGTTGTCTTTATAGCCCTTGACCGTCTTCGTCGGAAGCAAAAAGATCGTTTTGGGGTATCCACTTCTGTGGAGCGCTTTGTCAAAAAGCTAAGTAAAAAGACCAAGGTGGTCCTTATCGCCTTTGGCAGCCCTTATAGCTTGGGCTACTTTGAAGAAGTTCCCTACCTTTCTTGTGCTTATGTAAACGATCGTTCGGCCCAAATTCAGGCCGCAAGAGCTATGGTTGGCGCACAATCTTTTATGGGCCAACTGCCTGTTTCGGCCAGCAAAAAATTAAGAGCGGGCTTAGGCGTAAAAACGCAGATTTTCCGTATGCCCCATGCCGAGAGTCCCGAATCTATGGGCATGCGCAGCGACATTCTAAATCAGATTGATAAAATTGCCGAAGAAGCGATTCGCAAAAAGGCCACCCCAGGTTGCCAAATCTTGGTGGCTAAATCGGGAAAAATTGTTTTTCATAAGGCCTACGGTCATCATACCTACGCCAAAAGACGTCCACAGCGCTTAGATGATGTTTATGACTTGGCCTCTGTGACCAAGGTAGCCGCTACCACCATGACCCTCATGCACCTTTATGAGCGGGGCTTAATTGATTTGGATGCTCCATTGGGCCAGTATATTCCAGAGCTCAAAGGCAGCAATAAAGCCAATTTGAAAATTCGGGCTGTTTTGGCGCATCAGGCGGGGCTCAAGCCTTGGATTCCCTTTTATGCCAAAACCTTGGATGAGAATAAGCGCCCAATGGATAGCCTCTATCGCAAAAAACCTCAAGGTCCTTATCAGGTTCGGATTGCCGAGGGGCTATATTTCCATAAAGATAAGGTAAAGCCCTATTTGTGGGACCGTATTATTGAGCAAAACCTTCGGGGGCGGACCAACTATAAATACAGCGATTTGGGCTTCTATTTATTTGCTCGTTTGGTGGAAGAAGTGAGTGGGCAAACCCTAGATGAATATGTACAGGAGCATTTTTATGCGCCTATGGGCCTAGAATACACGGGCTTCAACCCCTTAAATCGAAACATTAGCAAAAGCCAGATTATTCCCAGCGAAGAAGATAAATACTACCGCTACCAAAAGGTCCAGGGCGATGTACATGATATGGGCGCGGCTATGCTGGCTGGGGTTTCTGGACATGCGGGACTATTTTCTCAGGGCCAAGAGCTGGCCGCCATTTATCAGCTTTGGCTCAATGGAGGCAGCTATAAGGGCCGTCAATACCTCAAAGGGAGCACAATTGCCCTATTTACTAAGCAATATAGTCCCCGCTCTCGCCGAGGCTTGGGCTTTGATCGCAAAGAGATTACCGACCCCAACGCTTCCATTAATGTAGCCAAGCAAGCATCGCCCAATACTTTTGGCCATCTGGGCTTTACCGGCATTGGCGCTTGGGCCGACCCCGATAATGAGCTGATTTATATATTTTTATCCAATAGAACTTATCCCGATAGCGAAAATATGCAGCTTATCCGCTTAGATATTCGGACTAGAATTCATGAGCTTTGTTATCAGGCTTTGGGGGAATAA
- a CDS encoding glycoside hydrolase family 3 protein: MPFRIGYLAVISLLFFSFLMCQSSLPPNAPALGPQLFPQQKQLQALEDRILAQEETWINQKWESMSPEERLGQLFMVAAYPLQGKNDEARMKRLIQKEHLGGVVLFKGPPTRAASLCNKYQAWAPKVPLLVAIDGEWGLAMRLDSIINYPRQLLFGALPDNRLIYDFGKEVARQAQHIGIHINFAPVVDINNNAANPVIGDRSFGEQKRKVTAKAYQYMRGMQDNGLMACAKHFPGHGDTDVDSHYDLPQIKHPRSRLDSLELYPFRQLIPQGLGSIMVAHLNIPALDPRDKRPTTLSYATIQKLLKEELNFKGLVITDAMNMQGVAKHYGPGQADVEALKAGNDILLMSQRVAQSKKMILAALKKGDLSWEDLEQRIRKILRAKYRAGLANYKPVSTKNVVKNINNQAAQDLYKKILGQSLTLVANPDSLLPLRQIKGRKLASLCIGSGRKNSFQLELQRYGIQQHFYAGTSISAGQERRLL, translated from the coding sequence AGCCCTAGAAGACCGCATTTTGGCCCAAGAAGAAACTTGGATTAATCAGAAGTGGGAAAGCATGAGCCCCGAAGAGCGACTCGGCCAACTTTTTATGGTGGCCGCCTACCCTTTGCAGGGCAAAAATGATGAGGCCCGCATGAAACGCCTCATCCAAAAGGAACATTTGGGCGGGGTCGTGCTCTTTAAAGGCCCGCCCACTCGAGCCGCTAGCCTTTGTAATAAATACCAAGCTTGGGCGCCTAAAGTCCCGCTTTTGGTGGCCATTGATGGCGAATGGGGCCTAGCTATGCGGCTAGACTCTATCATTAATTACCCCCGACAATTGCTTTTTGGAGCCCTGCCCGACAATCGCCTGATTTATGATTTTGGCAAAGAAGTGGCCCGACAAGCCCAGCATATTGGCATTCATATCAATTTTGCGCCAGTGGTTGATATTAACAACAATGCCGCAAATCCCGTGATTGGCGACCGCTCTTTTGGCGAGCAAAAACGCAAGGTGACCGCCAAGGCCTACCAATATATGCGAGGCATGCAAGACAACGGGCTAATGGCCTGCGCCAAGCATTTTCCGGGACATGGCGATACGGATGTCGATTCTCATTACGATTTGCCTCAAATCAAACACCCTAGAAGTCGATTGGATAGCCTAGAGCTTTACCCTTTTCGGCAATTGATTCCCCAAGGTTTGGGCTCTATTATGGTGGCCCACCTCAATATTCCGGCCCTAGACCCTAGAGATAAGCGGCCCACCACCCTTTCTTATGCCACCATCCAAAAGCTCCTCAAAGAAGAGCTCAACTTTAAGGGCCTAGTGATTACCGATGCCATGAATATGCAAGGAGTGGCCAAACATTATGGGCCCGGCCAAGCCGATGTAGAAGCCCTAAAAGCGGGAAATGACATCCTATTAATGTCTCAAAGAGTGGCACAATCTAAAAAAATGATTTTGGCCGCCCTGAAAAAAGGCGATTTGAGCTGGGAGGACCTCGAGCAGCGCATCCGCAAGATTTTAAGGGCCAAATATCGAGCGGGATTGGCAAATTACAAGCCCGTATCGACCAAAAATGTGGTCAAAAACATCAATAATCAGGCGGCTCAAGACTTATACAAAAAAATATTGGGGCAGAGTTTGACCCTAGTAGCCAATCCCGATAGCCTGCTCCCCCTTCGTCAAATCAAGGGACGAAAACTAGCGAGTCTTTGCATTGGTTCTGGCCGTAAAAACAGCTTTCAATTAGAACTACAGCGCTATGGGATTCAGCAGCATTTTTATGCAGGCACAAGCATTTCGGCAGGACAAGAGCGGCGTTTATTGTAG